gtatatatgtgtatatatgtatatgtatatacgtgtatatatgtatatacgtgtatatacgtatatgtatatacgtgtatatatatgtatgtgtatatacgtgTAAATACGTGTATAtacgtgtatatgtatatacgtgtatatacgtgtatatacgtgtatatacgtatatatacgtgtatatatgtatatgtatatgtgtatgtgtatatgtatatatgtatgtatacgtgtatgtatgtatgtatatatgtatatgtatatacatgtatgtatatatgtatatgtatatatgtatatgtatatacatgtatgtatatacatgtatgtatatacgtgtatgtatgtatatgtatatacgtgtatatatgtatatgtatatatgtatttacgtgtatatatgtatatgtatatacgtatacatatgtatatgtatatacgtgtatatacgtatatgtatatacgtgtatatacgttattgtatatacgtgtatatacatgtatatgtatatacgtgtatatacatgtatatgtatatacgtgtatgtatatgtatatacgtgtatatacgtgtatatacgtgtatgtgtgtatacgtgtatatacgtgtatatgtgtgtatacgtgtatatgtgtgtatacgtgtatatgtgtgtatacacatgtatgtgtgtatatacatgtatatgtgtgtatacgtgtatatacgtgtatatgtatatacgtgtatatacgtgtatatgtatatacgtgtatatgtatatacatgtatatatgtacatgtatatacgtgtatatgtatatacgtgtatatgtatatacgtgtatatgtatatatgtgtatatacgtgtatgtgtatatacgtgtgtatgtgtatatacgtgtatgtgtatatacgtgtatgtgtatatacgtgtgtatgtgtatatacgtgtgtatgtgtatatacgtgtgtatatacacgtgtgtatgtgtatatacgtgtgtatgtgtatatacgtgtatgtgtatatacgtgtatgtgtatatacgtgtatatacgtgtatgtgtatatacgtgtatatacgtgtatgtgtatatacgtgtatatacgtgtatgtgtatatacgtgtatatacgtgtatatacgtgtatatgtatatacgtgtatatacgtgtatatgtatatacatgtacgtgtatatacgtgtatatacgtgtatatgtatatacgtgtatatacgtgtatatacgtgtatatgtatatacgtgtacgtgtatatacgtgtatatacgtgtatatacgtgtatatacgtgtatatatgtgtatatacgtgtatatacgtgtatatacgtgtatatacgtgtatatacgtgtatgtatatacatgtatatacgtgtatatgtatatacgtgtatatgtatatacgtgtatgtatatgtatatacgtgtatgtatgtgtatatatgtatatgtgtatacatgtatatgtatatacatgtatatgtatatacatgtatgtatgtgtatatatacatatatgtatatatctacatgtgtgtgtgtatatatatatatctacatgtgtgtgtgtatatatatatgtatgtatatgtatgtatatacgtgtatatatatatatgtatatgtatatacgtgtatatatatgtgtatatatatatatatatatatatgaatatatatatatacatgtatatacgtgtatatatatatgtatatatatatatgtatatatatatacatgtatatacgtgtatatacgtgtatatatgtatatgtgtatacatgtatatgtgtatatgtatatacatgtatatacatgtatatgtacatacatttatatgtatatacatgtatgtatgtgtatatatatacacacatatgtatatatctacatgtgtgtgtatacatatgtgtgtatacatatatatatatacgtatatatgtatatatatatactacacaGTACCTATACTACTTGGATAGTTGACAACACATGGACAGGCTATACAATTTAGGCTAGTAATAGATGTTTTATAAAGTGAAAGCAGTTATATTCGACAAGCTGCTGTTCATGTAGTTTACTGATTATTGCCATACGTGTTCACCCTGACCTGCTAGACATCATCAGGTCATGCATTATCAAGGGAATCTACTGTCTCACCGTAGACTTTGCTATTGACCTTGTGAAGGCACAAAGCATCTTGTAAAGAAGCAGGAGAATCGCTGTTACCAGATCATTATATTAAGTCTGTGCTTAGTCAGGCTATTCTCTACAGCAGGGTTTACCAAGCTTGCTCCTGGGGCCTCCCCCTGGTTGCACGCTTTAGTTTTTGCccgagcactacacagctgattttcaaataatcaaagcttgatgatgatttggtcatttgaatcagctgtgtagtgctagggcgaAAAACCGCAACGGGCCAACAGGACCacgtttgggaaaccctgctccACATTGAGCCCTGTGTCTGAATGAGAGGAACTCTGACTTCACTGTCCATAATCATGTATCCCTGTCCTTTCCAGTGTGATCATTTCGCCTGAGTTGGCAACCAACATTCACTCCTTCTACACGGCCCCGGCCTACATGCTCATCTGCATCTCATCAGGTCAGTCACTACCCCTTTAAGATGGCTGCTAAAAGACCTGTGTTTGAAAGGGTTAATTAAAGGTAAACTGGGAATTCATTAACATTGACCACAAATGGTGTGGAAGAGTGGGGTTCATTGTGGGGAGTCTGTAAACACTTCAACTTTTTGTTATGATGGCTTCAGTCTGGCTTGATTGCTATGGGCACCAAAACGAAACCCCTAAAGACCCAGCAGTCAACAGCCCTGCTGAAAGATGTGATGACGAGATGTGACTAGTGTTGATGTTATTATTTTGTGTGTCTCGCATGCATGTAACTGAAGCTGCAGGTCTGAGGAGAGCCAGCCTGACAGCCGCAAACCTTCCATTCCATTGAGACAGATCGCCATTTATAGAGGTTCACACAACACTCATTTTTGAAATGCAGTCCAAAGCGGTTTCCCTGTGTTTTCCTTTCAAGTGTAACATATGTCCATGGTGCTGATAATTAGGATGGACAATGCCAGTACGGTCCAATATATTTCTCTCCGCTGATATATGTAGGACAGGGAAGTCCTGACTATTTTGTTTATGGTACTACTGTTATCAACCATTTAGATGGCCTCCTCTGTTGTTTGGACCTTGATAAGTaatccatagaaatagaatctccatagaaatagaatctctGTTCCGATATCCACACTAGCATAGAATTTGAATGAAGCAATGTATTGGGCATGCATTCAAAGAGGTATGCTGGAATGCATGTTGGAACGTGGCCTAAGATTAGATAGCTCTTagatcaactctgtactggtatcccgtGTATATAGcaaagttatcattactcattgtgtatttattattacgcGTTTTACttttcaaatcacattttattggtcacatacacacatttagcagatgtttgtgggtgtagcgaaatgcttgtgttcctagcttcaacagtgcagtagtgtctaacaatacacacatctaaaagtaaaacaaTGGAATTTTTTTCAtggcattgttgggaagggcccataagtaagcatttcactaagtctacacctgtttgtGATGAATACCATTTTATTTAGAATGCTCAAAAGGCCTCGACTGAGGCATTGCTCTTTACTTTTTTTTGACAGGATACTTTGTACAAGATGCAGGTGACATCATTCTAACTGGACATGCAAGAGGATCCTGGGAGTTCTTAATTCATCATGTTCTGGTAAGATAATTTACCTTTTTGTTTCAGTTTGTACCTGGTAAGAATCTAAATATGGCCTCTTTTTTAAAATGATATATTTTTGGTTTTGTTTGTTACAGCAGCTAATGCTAGATTGTGTCTGAAGGTTAGATGCAGTATTTTAATTGACTGGTTTTGTTTTATGACCTTGTGAAAACAGACTGATCGCTGCGCTCACGCTTTGTTTCACTTCAAGCTAAGTGAAGTGAATTGAAACAATGTGAGCTGTGAAGGAATTTTGCAGATAACATCTTAATATTGTATGGTGCTAAGAGGAATCACACTCCTTCTAGGGGGATTTTACTATGTCAGTAGTGACATTTTAAAGGTGCCACAGTGAGGGCATATTCTGTAATCTAAATGAACGCTCCTGTGTGCCTATCCCTGACAGGCGAACAACACCCACCATTGTGTGGGGGGATGTGTGTTGTGTTGAACACAGGGCATCTTGCCACTGATCTGAGGCACacattgagctgagctgagcttccCTGTGTCTCCGATTAGTCagtgtacactatatatacaaatgtatgtggacaccccttcaaatgagtggattctgctatttaaGCCacacattgctgacaggtgtataaaatcgagcacctAGCCATGCActctccataaacaaacattggcagtagaatagtcttactgaagagctcagtgactttcaacgtggcaccgtcataggatgccacctttccatcaagtcagttcgtcaaatgtctgccctgctagagctgccccagtcaactgtaagtactgttattgtgaagtggaaacgtctaggagcaacaacggctcacagaacgggaccgccatgTGCTGAAGCTCGTagtgtgtaaaaatcgtctgtcctcggttgcaacactccctactgagttccaaactacctctgtaagcaacgtcagcacacaAACTGTTCATCGGGAACTTCATTAAATGGGATTTCAtggcctaagatcaccatgcgcaatgccaagcgttggctggagtggtgtaaagctcgccaccattggactctggagcagtggaagcacattctctggagtgatgaatcacgcttcatcatctggcagtccgacggataaATCTGGGTTtagtggatgccaggagaaggctacctgcccaaatgcatagtgccaactgtaaagtttggtggaggaggaataatggtctgggtggtttttcatggttcgagctTGCCCCTgatttccagtgaagggaaaccttaatgctacagcatacaatctCCATTCCTAGCAAACGCAGCTGAtttaatcaaattgcattctaaactgaaggtcatgattaggtgattattggagtctgGTGTATTagctggggcaaaactgtgaccccaatcaggcccccgaggactggaattgcccacccctgcCAGCTGATTATGTGCTTCAAACTTTGTGGCAAccgtttggggaaggctctttcctgtttcagcatgacaatgctcccgtgCACATAGCGAGGTCCATAAAGAATAGTTTgtcgatcggtgtggaagaacttgactggcctgcagagccctgacctcaacccctatcaaacacctttgggatgaattcgaatgccgactgcgagccaggcctaatcgcccaacatcagtaccggacttcactaatgctcttgtgactgaatggaagcaatgttccaacatctagtggaaagccttcccagaagagtggaggctgttatagcagcaaagggatcaactctatattaatgatcatgattttggaatgagacaagcagttgtccacatacttttagtcatgtagtATTTGTCCCAATATTCTGACCACTAGTTGGTTGATTAGTGTTTTTTTGGTGAGCCATTAATCATACAGTATATTCAATATAAATTGTCAATTTTTCCCCAGTTTTACTATTGCAAAGATTACAGTATCCCAATTGCCTTACAGCAGTAAGGTGGCAGAGTGCCATTGGTATATATTAActactttctctctgtccttcccttcCTCAGGTGCTCTGGTGCTTCCTGTATTCTCTGTACTCGCACCTCTACGTGGCCGGTGCTGTGGTAGCTCTCTTTGTGGAGGTTAACAGTGTCACCCTGCATTTGAGGCTAATGCTGAAGCTAGCATCACAGCAGTCGTCCCCTCTGTACCAAATCAATAAGTTCCTCAACCTCTTCACCTACATCGTCTTCCGCCTCAGCGCACAGTTCTACCTCACATATTACATCGTCCAGAACTACTCCTGGATGGACAAAGGAGGCTACTTCCTTGTTACCATGACTCTCATGAACACCATGATCCTGATCTACTTTTATCGTCTTCTCCGCGCCGACTTCTTCCCCCGGAGCAGGGCTCACATGGAGCAAAATGGCACCCACAACAACGTCAAAAAGTTCCTCACTGAATGACACCGATAGTGACATGATCGTATACCAGATGTTGTGTTTGTTCGGTTACACATCTCATCGCATTGTGTCAAGCTGTgacttcattattattattattattattataacaacaacaaaaaagctctCAAAGGCTCGTGTTGTTGTGAGAGGCGGCCAGGACAGGATGTGGACAGTGGTACATGCCCTATAGTGATGATTATGCCCACTGTGGCTGAAGATCCCTCACTCACACTAACTGGGCAGCATACagtgagagactggtctgttcaCACTGACTGAGAGAATCCTACTAAATTACTTCCAGGATACTGTGCCACTTTTGCTTCTGATCATAGCTAATACAATTGTTAACAATATAGGAATTTACATGATTCATGTGCAATGCTCTTTTACAGAAAAAATGCTAGCAATCATACATGCATACAGTAGAGAAACAAACTGCCAAGGATAACCGGGACCACCTTGGTTGCTGTACATCCCACCCCACAAATTCTGTCAGGTGTGGCTTAGCAACATAGTTTTATTGAAATTTCCACTAATAGGATTTTGTAAATGTACTATAATACAATCAATATCTGACACTAACAAACTGTCAGACAATACATCTGTTTCACTTTCATTCTTCCCTGTTTGGTCTCAAAAGGTCAACACCAATACATGGGTGACTGGCATTCTTACAACAGCAACCATTCTTTTCATTCCATAAATCTAACGTAGTGAAATGCATGTATCCCCTGGAAAGTAGCTGAATGTACAGCTAGGTCAATTTTAATTTATTTGAGGTTACAAGAATTGCTTCTCTTCAAGTTATTTATCAAAGTGAACCAAACCGAAATGGACAGGTCCAGAGGATGGGTTAGCCATAGTAGTGCCTATACCGCAGTTCCTTCGCAACAATTTTCCCTGGATAGCCCCCATAGTATGTCTATAgacagtgttggggaagctactcagcaaaaaaaaaaaaaaagcttctTCTCACTGTcgactgcgtttattttcagaaaaattaacgtgtaaatatttgtacggatataagattcaacaactgagacataaactgaacaagttccacagacatgtgactaacagaaatggaataatgtgtccctgaaaaaGGGGgtgtcaaaagtaacagtcagcagttggtgtgaccaccagctgcattaagtactgaagTGCCACTCCTCATGTACTTCACCAGATTTGCCAGATcttgctgtttaaaaaaaaatattttatttcacatttttatttaaccaggaaggccagttaagaacaagttctcacttacaacttcgacctggccaagatcagGCAAAGCAGTGcgaacaaaaacaacacagttacacatgggataaagaaatgtgcagtcaataacacaatagaaaaatatacagtgtgtgcaaatggagtaaaattagggaggtaaagcaataaataggtcatagtggtgaaataattacaatttagcattaacactggagtgcgagatgtgcaggtagaaatactggagtgcaaaagagctcaaaataaaacaatatgggaatgaggtagttgggtgtgctatttacagatgagctgtgTACAGTGATTGCTAAGCTGCTGAGGTgtttgctttggggatgaccagtgaaatatacctgctggagcgcgtgctacgggtgggtgttgctatggtgactagtgagctaaggcggggctttacctagcaaagacttagatgacctggagccagtgggtttggaaacgaatatgaagcgagggccagccaacgagagcatacaggtcgcagtggtgggtagtataaggggctttggtgacaaaacggatggcactgtgatggactgcatccaatttgctgagtagagtgttggaggctattttgtaaatgacatcgccgaagtcaagtattggtaggatagtcaatttaacgagggtgtgtttgtttggcagcatgagtgaaggatgcttcaTTGCGAAATATGAAGCCAATTCTTTCTTTcattttggattagagatgcttaatgttagtctggaaggagagttttcagtctaaccagacacataggtatttgtagttgtccacatattctaagtcagagctgtccagagtagtgatgctggacaggtggGTAgttgtgggcagcgatcggttgaagagcatgcatttagttttaattgcatttaagagcagttggaggccatggaaagagagttgtatggcattgaagctcatctggaggttagttaacagtgtccaaagaagggccagaagaatacagaatggtgtcgtctgtgtagaggtggatgagagaatcatcagcagcaagagcgacatcattgtaTACAGAgaatagtcggcccgagaattgaaccctgtggcacccccatagagactgccggaGGTCCGGACAATAGGCTCTcaaagttcagtgtgtcaaatcgatctgagaagtagttgtgaaccaggcgaggcagtcatttgagaaaccaaggctgttgagtctgctgacaagaatgtggtgattgacagagtcgaaagcattggccaggtcgatgaatacagctgcacagtattgtctcttattgatggcggttatatCGTTTAGGactttgagcgtggct
This DNA window, taken from Oncorhynchus gorbuscha isolate QuinsamMale2020 ecotype Even-year linkage group LG13, OgorEven_v1.0, whole genome shotgun sequence, encodes the following:
- the LOC123992751 gene encoding TLC domain-containing protein 1-like — its product is METLLPVLQRHPGMSVLVWALMFRVAHRLLQNLPVPKAVVVDDFRSWKWRNLSVSMVHSLLTGTWAVTCVIISPELATNIHSFYTAPAYMLICISSGYFVQDAGDIILTGHARGSWEFLIHHVLVLWCFLYSLYSHLYVAGAVVALFVEVNSVTLHLRLMLKLASQQSSPLYQINKFLNLFTYIVFRLSAQFYLTYYIVQNYSWMDKGGYFLVTMTLMNTMILIYFYRLLRADFFPRSRAHMEQNGTHNNVKKFLTE